A part of Lacibacter sp. H407 genomic DNA contains:
- a CDS encoding DNA alkylation repair protein, with translation MHAYLIPLIKQFEQEANPVHAQGMKAYMLNQFDFYGLKAPVWRKLSKEYFKQSLPAFERLQAIIKDCWQHPKREMQYVAIELLACYQKEWKKETIDMIEYILTHKSWWETVDHAASSLTGPYFQKFPEQQVKITTKWNKSKNIWLQRSSIMFQKAYKEQTDTALLSKHILQLKKSKEFFIQKAIGWALREYSKTAATWVQAFVKKHSLSPLSEREALKRIII, from the coding sequence ATGCACGCATATCTTATTCCTTTGATAAAACAGTTTGAACAGGAAGCAAATCCTGTTCATGCGCAGGGTATGAAAGCATATATGCTAAACCAATTTGACTTTTATGGTTTAAAAGCTCCTGTTTGGCGAAAACTCAGCAAAGAATATTTTAAACAGTCGTTACCAGCGTTTGAAAGACTTCAAGCAATCATTAAAGACTGTTGGCAACATCCCAAACGGGAGATGCAATATGTTGCAATAGAATTACTGGCCTGCTATCAAAAAGAATGGAAGAAAGAAACGATTGATATGATCGAATACATCCTTACACACAAAAGCTGGTGGGAAACAGTTGATCACGCAGCCAGTTCTTTAACCGGACCTTATTTTCAAAAATTTCCGGAGCAACAAGTAAAGATCACAACCAAGTGGAACAAGAGTAAGAATATCTGGTTACAACGCAGCAGTATTATGTTTCAGAAAGCGTATAAAGAACAAACTGATACAGCCCTACTTTCAAAACACATTCTTCAGCTAAAAAAATCAAAGGAGTTTTTTATTCAGAAGGCCATTGGTTGGGCATTACGTGAATATTCCAAAACCGCTGCAACATGGGTACAGGCATTTGTAAAAAAACATTCCCTTTCACCGTTAAGTGAAAGGGAAGCATTGAAAAGAATAATTATCTAA
- a CDS encoding gamma-glutamyltransferase family protein: MRLLLLLAVAVSAQCSFAQQTQKPVLHGKNWMAITGKPLAATAGSMVFQKGGNAVDAACAMLAATCTMWDVLSWGGETQALIYNPKTGKVIGINALGVAPTGATAEFYKSKGYNFPPEYGPLAAVTPGTPGGICHMLANYGTMSLKEVLAPAMELAAGYPIEAQTANSMERGKERIKQWPYSKKVFLPHLGEKREAPEAGEIFVQKDLLETLTKMVQAEQDALKKGKSRKEAIMAAYDRFYKGDIAKEFVRGCQEQGGLITMNDLANWKPLEEEPMHVNYKGIEVYKLQQWTQGPMLLQSLNILENFDLKSMGYNSAKYIHTVYQTMNMTFADRDFYYGDPAFPPAEPMQGLLSKEYAKYRAKQISMERNMPNIGPGDPYPFEGKTNPFMDVLKKRGFNMDTTSIQTRNFAPAHDVRNEAVAAADAEYMDRLWRGTTTVEAADAEGWVVSITPSGGWLPATIAGNTGVGMSQRGQSFVLDPALNPFNVIEPGKRPRVTLTPTMALKDGKPYLSFAVQGGDTQDQNLLQFFLNIVEFGMNVQEACEAANINSNQLWLSLGGSKTEDRKPKPGHLLLHTNTSEWVRKELRKMGYTLFFEDRTSGPINAIWFDWKHKSFWGGSSNHGEDYGIGW, translated from the coding sequence ATGAGACTCCTTCTTCTTTTAGCAGTTGCCGTTTCGGCACAATGCAGCTTTGCACAGCAAACACAAAAGCCGGTTCTACACGGCAAAAACTGGATGGCTATTACAGGTAAACCGTTAGCTGCAACTGCCGGCAGTATGGTGTTTCAGAAAGGTGGCAATGCAGTTGATGCTGCATGCGCTATGTTGGCGGCCACATGTACCATGTGGGATGTGCTGAGTTGGGGAGGCGAAACGCAGGCACTTATTTACAATCCAAAAACCGGAAAAGTAATTGGCATCAATGCATTGGGTGTTGCACCAACGGGCGCTACTGCAGAATTTTATAAAAGCAAAGGTTATAATTTCCCGCCGGAGTATGGGCCGTTAGCAGCGGTTACGCCAGGCACACCAGGTGGCATCTGTCATATGTTGGCGAATTACGGTACCATGAGTTTGAAAGAAGTGTTGGCGCCTGCAATGGAGTTAGCGGCAGGTTATCCCATTGAAGCGCAAACTGCCAACAGCATGGAGCGTGGAAAAGAACGCATCAAACAATGGCCGTACAGTAAAAAAGTTTTTCTTCCACATCTTGGTGAAAAACGGGAAGCACCTGAAGCGGGTGAAATTTTTGTTCAAAAAGATCTGTTGGAAACGCTTACCAAAATGGTACAGGCGGAGCAAGACGCATTAAAAAAAGGCAAGAGCAGAAAAGAAGCGATAATGGCGGCGTATGATCGGTTTTACAAAGGTGATATTGCCAAAGAATTTGTGCGTGGTTGCCAGGAACAAGGCGGTTTAATTACAATGAATGATCTGGCCAACTGGAAGCCGCTTGAAGAAGAACCCATGCACGTTAATTACAAAGGCATTGAAGTTTATAAACTGCAGCAATGGACGCAAGGACCGATGTTATTACAGAGTTTAAACATCCTTGAGAATTTTGATTTGAAGAGCATGGGTTATAACAGTGCAAAATATATTCATACTGTTTACCAAACCATGAATATGACATTTGCCGACCGTGATTTTTATTATGGCGACCCTGCCTTTCCTCCTGCTGAGCCAATGCAAGGTTTGTTAAGTAAAGAATATGCAAAATACAGAGCAAAGCAAATTTCAATGGAACGGAATATGCCAAACATTGGTCCGGGCGATCCATATCCGTTTGAAGGAAAAACAAATCCATTTATGGATGTGTTGAAGAAACGTGGATTCAATATGGATACAACATCAATACAAACACGAAATTTTGCCCCTGCACATGATGTCCGAAATGAAGCTGTGGCCGCTGCCGATGCTGAATACATGGACCGTTTATGGAGAGGAACAACTACAGTTGAAGCAGCCGATGCAGAAGGCTGGGTTGTTTCCATTACGCCGTCGGGTGGATGGTTGCCGGCAACCATTGCTGGTAATACAGGTGTAGGTATGAGTCAGCGTGGACAAAGTTTTGTACTTGATCCTGCACTCAATCCATTCAATGTAATTGAACCAGGCAAACGCCCCAGAGTAACATTAACTCCAACCATGGCATTGAAAGATGGAAAGCCGTATTTATCATTTGCTGTACAGGGAGGCGATACGCAGGATCAAAATTTATTGCAGTTCTTTTTAAACATCGTTGAATTTGGCATGAACGTGCAGGAAGCATGTGAAGCAGCAAACATTAACAGCAACCAACTTTGGTTATCACTAGGTGGAAGTAAAACAGAAGACCGAAAACCGAAACCCGGACATTTGTTATTACATACCAATACTTCCGAATGGGTGAGAAAAGAACTACGAAAAATGGGTTATACACTCTTTTTTGAGGACAGAACAAGTGGCCCAATCAATGCGATTTGGTTTGATTGGAAACACAAAAGTTTTTGGGGTGGCAGCAGTAATCATGGAGAAGACTATGGCATTGGTTGGTAA
- a CDS encoding MCP four helix bundle domain-containing protein has protein sequence MKWIVSLKEKKKAAVALFVVLAVILLNMFFNSKDYDKLDRNMSSIYNDRLMPAGYLFQISDHLYQKQLLHMDERIPATDLKQQLQQHDLSIAKLVKAYEATYLTAAEKQHWNKLLQSMAAYQLAEDKEVELQTKVMEASFINAQLALNQLNTIQATEGSLLQRSSKAIISETVLHTYLEITMIIVLAVIVLSLLAGRENPFFPIEQKHILN, from the coding sequence ATGAAATGGATCGTATCACTGAAAGAAAAAAAGAAAGCAGCCGTAGCGCTGTTTGTTGTGCTGGCAGTAATTCTTTTGAACATGTTTTTTAACAGCAAGGATTATGATAAGCTTGATAGAAACATGTCATCGATCTATAACGATCGATTGATGCCTGCCGGTTATCTGTTTCAGATCAGCGATCACCTGTATCAGAAACAATTGCTGCATATGGATGAACGAATTCCTGCAACTGACCTGAAGCAACAATTACAGCAACATGATCTCTCAATAGCAAAACTTGTAAAGGCATACGAAGCAACCTACCTTACCGCAGCCGAAAAACAACATTGGAATAAGTTGTTACAAAGTATGGCAGCATACCAACTTGCTGAAGATAAAGAGGTGGAGTTACAAACTAAAGTAATGGAGGCAAGTTTTATTAATGCCCAGTTGGCGTTGAATCAACTGAATACCATACAGGCAACAGAGGGTAGCTTGTTGCAACGAAGTTCAAAAGCAATTATCAGTGAAACGGTGTTGCACACTTATCTTGAAATTACCATGATCATTGTGCTGGCGGTGATTGTATTATCGTTGTTGGCTGGAAGAGAAAATCCATTTTTCCCGATCGAACAAAAACATATCCTCAATTAA
- a CDS encoding nucleoside deaminase, producing MSQFVTKEDFMREAIRLSIDNVESGKGGPFAAVIVKDGKIIASGVNEVTSSKDPTAHAEVVAIRKACSTLHSFQLDGCEIYCSCEPCPMCLGAIYWARAAKIYFANTKEDAASADFDDKFIYDEIDLSHTGRKLTTQQLLREEALIAFEKWKTSPLKMKY from the coding sequence ATGTCTCAATTTGTAACTAAAGAAGATTTTATGCGTGAAGCTATCCGGCTTTCCATTGACAACGTTGAGAGCGGAAAAGGCGGTCCTTTTGCAGCTGTGATTGTAAAAGATGGTAAGATCATAGCAAGTGGTGTAAATGAAGTTACCAGCAGTAAAGATCCTACTGCTCATGCTGAAGTAGTAGCTATCCGAAAGGCATGTTCAACATTACATTCCTTTCAATTAGATGGATGTGAAATTTATTGCAGTTGCGAACCCTGCCCCATGTGCCTCGGTGCCATCTATTGGGCACGGGCTGCAAAAATTTATTTTGCCAACACAAAAGAAGATGCAGCATCTGCTGACTTTGATGATAAATTTATTTATGATGAGATCGACCTTTCACATACCGGAAGAAAACTTACCACTCAACAATTGTTACGTGAAGAAGCATTGATTGCATTTGAGAAATGGAAAACAAGTCCGTTAAAGATGAAATATTGA
- a CDS encoding aconitate hydratase produces the protein MAFDLDLIKKLYSEMPAKVDAARNALGRPLTLAEKILFSHLWKGVDVQDFERGKAYVDFAPDRVAMQDATAQMALLQFDTTGRKKVAVPSTVHCDHLIVAKTEGKEDLVKAVTDNEEVYNFLSSISNKYGIGFWKPGAGIIHQVVLENYAFPGGMMIGTDSHTVNAGGLGMVAIGVGGADACDVMAGLSWELLMPKLIGVKLTGKLNGWTAPKDVILKVAGILTVKGGTNAIVEYFGEGATSMSCTGKGTICNMGAEIGATTSTFGYDESMSRYLKATGRAEVADAADKIKDYLTGDADVYANPEKYFDKVIEINLSELEPHLNGPFTPDLATPISQMKEAAAKNGWPTKIEVGLIGSCTNSSYEDISRAVSLAEQVSDKGLKLKSEFTITPGSELVRYTIERDGYLGVFEKIGATVFANACGPCIGMWDRVGAEKAERNTIVHSFNRNFAKRADGNPNTLAFVASPELVTALAIAGDLTFNPLTDTLTNDKGEQVKLDPPSGDELPTKGFAVEDAGYQAPAEDGSTVVLDVKSDSKRLQLLYPFSAWEGVDIKGLKLLIKAKGKCTTDHISMAGPWLKFRGHLDNISNNLLIGATNFFNEKTDSVKNQLTSEYGTVPNTQRAYKAAGVGSIVVGDENYGEGSSREHAAMEPRHLGVRVVLVKSFARIHETNLKKQGMLALTFANKEDYDKILEDDSIDVIGLTSFTPGVPLELVLNHADGSSETITVNHSYNAQQIEWFKAGGALNVIRAEFAKG, from the coding sequence ATGGCATTTGATTTAGACCTCATCAAAAAATTGTATAGTGAAATGCCTGCCAAAGTGGATGCTGCCCGTAACGCACTGGGCCGCCCGTTAACATTGGCAGAAAAAATATTGTTCTCCCATTTGTGGAAGGGAGTAGATGTACAGGATTTCGAGCGTGGAAAAGCGTATGTTGATTTTGCACCCGATCGTGTGGCAATGCAGGATGCAACAGCTCAAATGGCCTTGCTGCAGTTTGACACAACGGGGCGTAAAAAAGTAGCAGTTCCTTCAACTGTGCATTGCGATCACCTGATCGTTGCAAAAACAGAAGGGAAAGAAGACCTGGTAAAAGCTGTCACTGATAATGAAGAGGTGTACAACTTCCTTTCATCGATCTCAAATAAATATGGCATTGGATTCTGGAAACCGGGTGCCGGTATCATACACCAGGTAGTTTTGGAAAACTATGCATTCCCGGGTGGTATGATGATTGGTACCGATAGCCATACGGTAAATGCCGGTGGTTTGGGTATGGTGGCGATTGGTGTAGGTGGTGCTGATGCTTGTGATGTTATGGCCGGCCTTAGCTGGGAATTGTTGATGCCGAAATTGATCGGCGTTAAGTTAACCGGCAAACTTAATGGCTGGACAGCTCCAAAAGATGTAATTCTGAAAGTGGCTGGTATCTTAACTGTAAAAGGTGGTACGAATGCAATTGTTGAATATTTTGGAGAAGGTGCAACAAGCATGAGCTGTACTGGTAAAGGAACCATTTGTAATATGGGTGCTGAAATTGGCGCTACCACTTCAACATTCGGTTACGATGAAAGCATGAGCCGTTACCTGAAAGCAACCGGTCGTGCAGAAGTTGCTGATGCAGCAGATAAAATCAAGGATTATTTAACAGGCGATGCTGATGTATATGCAAACCCTGAAAAATATTTCGATAAAGTAATTGAGATCAACCTCAGTGAATTGGAACCGCACTTGAACGGGCCTTTCACTCCGGATTTAGCAACACCAATTTCTCAAATGAAAGAAGCTGCTGCTAAAAACGGATGGCCTACAAAAATTGAAGTGGGTTTAATTGGCAGCTGTACCAACTCTTCTTACGAAGACATCAGCCGTGCAGTAAGTCTTGCAGAACAGGTAAGTGATAAAGGATTGAAGTTGAAATCTGAATTCACGATCACTCCAGGTAGCGAGCTCGTTCGTTATACCATTGAGCGTGATGGTTACTTAGGTGTGTTTGAAAAAATTGGTGCGACTGTATTTGCAAATGCATGCGGACCTTGTATTGGTATGTGGGACAGGGTTGGTGCTGAAAAAGCAGAACGCAATACCATCGTTCATTCATTCAATAGAAACTTTGCAAAACGTGCTGACGGCAATCCAAACACATTGGCGTTTGTTGCAAGTCCTGAATTGGTAACGGCATTGGCAATTGCAGGTGATCTTACATTTAACCCGCTTACTGATACATTAACCAATGATAAAGGTGAGCAGGTAAAACTCGATCCTCCAAGTGGTGATGAATTGCCAACTAAAGGATTTGCGGTTGAAGATGCCGGTTACCAGGCTCCTGCTGAAGATGGAAGCACTGTTGTATTAGATGTGAAATCAGATAGCAAACGTCTGCAATTATTATATCCGTTCTCTGCATGGGAAGGTGTTGATATCAAAGGATTGAAACTCCTCATCAAAGCAAAAGGGAAATGTACTACTGATCATATTTCAATGGCAGGCCCATGGTTGAAATTCCGTGGACACTTAGATAATATCAGTAACAACCTGTTGATTGGTGCTACCAATTTCTTCAATGAAAAAACTGATAGCGTAAAAAATCAGTTGACCAGCGAATACGGTACGGTACCAAATACACAACGTGCTTACAAAGCAGCCGGTGTTGGATCAATTGTAGTGGGTGATGAAAACTATGGTGAAGGTTCAAGTCGTGAACATGCAGCAATGGAGCCTCGTCATTTGGGTGTACGTGTGGTATTGGTGAAATCATTTGCACGTATTCACGAAACAAACCTGAAGAAGCAAGGTATGTTGGCGTTGACTTTTGCGAACAAAGAAGATTACGATAAGATCCTTGAAGATGACAGCATTGATGTGATAGGTTTAACTTCATTCACTCCTGGAGTGCCATTAGAGTTGGTATTGAATCATGCTGATGGAAGCAGTGAAACCATTACTGTTAACCACAGCTACAATGCGCAGCAGATCGAATGGTTTAAAGCAGGTGGTGCGTTGAACGTAATCAGAGCAGAATTTGCAAAAGGATAA
- a CDS encoding PspC family transcriptional regulator: MGRLRHLIEWNVFGVCSWLGERMGIATSTIRKYFIYISFLTMGSPLIIYFFVAFWMNIRQYIWFRKRNPLRY; the protein is encoded by the coding sequence ATGGGTCGTTTACGTCATCTTATTGAGTGGAATGTGTTTGGGGTTTGCAGCTGGCTGGGCGAACGCATGGGGATTGCTACAAGTACCATCCGTAAATACTTTATCTATATCTCCTTCCTCACCATGGGGTCACCTCTGATCATCTATTTCTTTGTTGCTTTCTGGATGAACATCCGCCAATACATTTGGTTCAGAAAACGAAATCCCTTACGTTATTAA
- a CDS encoding helix-turn-helix domain-containing protein, producing the protein MIRDLAAQLQVKLKDNWLFFPEEIASGYYRVLQLSNGLDVNIVNCRINTDWFLKRKGDKEEYYTLRFDELTVEKEISIGIDTDVVEKKKETIAVAYLTSSLFDWYYHGTKGTHFKGVNILIPKEWLGKLMGIEIFDDILPAYIALKSRSFTMEPLDAVYYKLMREIMDEEPDAAFPHLYIENRVQLLMERFFTRIHSRVSLADVQSNIKPDDIYTVLEIEKLLVENFSHKPRSIEELSRKATMSSTKLKKIFKSVFGVPIYEYYQQKRMERAGELLATGKYSVKQVAGIIGYSNMSNFTTAFRKYMKQEPSEFSAN; encoded by the coding sequence ATGATCAGGGATCTTGCGGCACAACTGCAGGTAAAACTCAAGGACAACTGGTTATTTTTTCCTGAAGAAATTGCAAGTGGATATTACAGAGTATTGCAATTATCAAACGGACTGGATGTAAATATTGTGAATTGCCGGATCAACACGGATTGGTTTTTGAAACGTAAAGGCGACAAGGAAGAATATTACACGCTTCGATTTGATGAATTAACGGTTGAAAAGGAGATCAGCATTGGCATTGATACAGATGTGGTGGAAAAGAAAAAAGAAACCATTGCTGTTGCCTACCTTACCAGTTCCCTGTTCGATTGGTACTATCATGGTACCAAGGGTACACATTTTAAAGGCGTTAATATTTTAATTCCGAAAGAATGGCTGGGTAAGTTAATGGGCATTGAAATCTTTGATGATATACTGCCGGCTTACATTGCATTGAAAAGCCGCAGTTTTACAATGGAACCGCTGGATGCGGTCTATTATAAACTGATGCGTGAGATCATGGATGAAGAACCGGATGCCGCCTTTCCTCATCTCTATATTGAAAACAGGGTGCAGTTGTTGATGGAGCGTTTTTTTACACGCATCCATTCACGTGTTTCACTGGCCGATGTACAAAGTAATATCAAACCCGATGATATCTATACCGTACTGGAAATTGAAAAATTGCTGGTTGAAAATTTTTCGCACAAACCCAGATCCATCGAAGAACTTTCCCGCAAAGCAACCATGAGTTCTACCAAACTGAAAAAGATTTTTAAATCTGTTTTTGGTGTGCCTATTTACGAATACTACCAACAAAAACGTATGGAACGTGCCGGCGAATTGCTGGCAACCGGTAAGTATTCGGTAAAGCAGGTAGCAGGCATTATTGGTTACAGTAACATGAGCAATTTTACCACAGCGTTCAGAAAGTACATGAAGCAGGAACCATCTGAGTTTAGTGCGAACTGA
- a CDS encoding helix-turn-helix transcriptional regulator: MITLQLKHTSYSAVLQSISQQLNVDVKDGYLYLPSTAGDGYLQVVELPNGLEALLSDIRYKTDVTYKREKTDDYFCILHFNDVEISDPLHFIRNGKQLFDKSVRRAGVAMSSSANDISITVKANTKAKSINILLPGKWINENLNKYNELQVLSRYNSLRNTLTHPEPFDAQNRILFDEVFQPEQGNPLHTMIVKNRIMLLLEHFLSKIYRKMQQETDVPPRKIKATDMSKLMEIESLLVSDFSKPPPTIVSLAARTGMSVSKLKSAYKRVYGTGIYEYFQKNRMQKARSMLLTGQYNVKEVGTQLGYTNLSNFSLAFRKEFGILPSQV; this comes from the coding sequence GTGATCACGTTACAGTTAAAACATACCAGCTATTCAGCAGTATTGCAAAGTATTTCGCAACAATTGAATGTTGATGTGAAAGATGGATATCTGTATTTGCCTTCAACTGCAGGCGATGGATATTTACAGGTAGTGGAGCTTCCCAATGGATTAGAAGCATTGCTGTCTGATATCCGATACAAAACAGATGTTACTTATAAACGGGAAAAAACGGATGATTATTTCTGTATTCTTCATTTTAATGATGTTGAGATAAGCGACCCCCTTCATTTTATACGAAACGGGAAACAACTGTTCGACAAAAGTGTAAGAAGGGCAGGAGTGGCCATGAGTTCCAGTGCAAATGATATAAGTATTACGGTAAAGGCCAATACAAAAGCAAAGAGCATAAACATTTTGCTGCCCGGCAAATGGATCAATGAAAATCTCAATAAGTATAACGAGTTGCAGGTACTGTCACGTTACAATTCGCTACGTAATACGTTAACGCATCCTGAGCCTTTTGATGCGCAAAACAGAATTTTGTTTGATGAGGTGTTTCAACCCGAACAGGGAAACCCGTTGCATACAATGATCGTTAAGAACCGTATCATGTTGCTGTTAGAACATTTCCTGTCGAAGATCTACCGGAAAATGCAGCAGGAAACCGATGTACCTCCCCGCAAGATCAAGGCAACGGATATGAGTAAGTTGATGGAAATTGAATCGTTGCTGGTAAGCGATTTCAGCAAACCTCCCCCTACCATAGTATCGTTAGCAGCACGAACCGGCATGAGTGTATCAAAACTAAAATCTGCCTATAAGCGGGTGTACGGCACGGGTATTTATGAATATTTCCAGAAGAACCGTATGCAAAAAGCACGCTCAATGTTGCTCACCGGCCAATACAATGTAAAAGAAGTGGGTACACAACTGGGCTATACCAACCTCAGTAACTTTTCACTGGCGTTCAGAAAGGAATTCGGGATACTTCCCAGCCAGGTATAG
- the kdsA gene encoding 3-deoxy-8-phosphooctulonate synthase → MEQFLKDLFANQSYDEKNFFLIAGPCVVESEELVMEVADKVSTICKELGIPYVFKASYRKANRTSAASFTGLGDDTGLSLIDKVRKKYNLPATSDIHAHEEAAMASPYIDILQIPAFLCRQTDLLEAAAETGKIVNVKKGQFLSGPSMKFAVEKIRKAGNNNIMLTERGNTFGYTDLVVDYRNITWMKELNVPVIMDCTHSLQQPNQTTGVTGGNPQLIGTIAKAAIATGVDGLFIETHPNPAVAKSDGANMLQLDKLKGLLEQLVKLRKAI, encoded by the coding sequence ATGGAACAATTTCTGAAAGACCTGTTTGCCAACCAATCGTACGACGAAAAAAACTTTTTCCTCATTGCCGGACCATGTGTAGTTGAAAGTGAAGAACTGGTGATGGAAGTAGCAGATAAAGTGTCAACTATTTGCAAAGAGTTGGGCATTCCTTATGTGTTCAAAGCATCTTACAGAAAAGCCAACAGAACAAGTGCCGCTTCGTTCACGGGCTTAGGCGATGATACAGGTTTGAGTTTGATTGATAAAGTAAGAAAGAAATATAACCTCCCCGCAACATCAGATATTCATGCACATGAAGAAGCTGCAATGGCTTCTCCTTATATTGATATTTTACAGATACCTGCATTTCTTTGCCGCCAAACCGATCTGTTGGAAGCGGCTGCAGAAACAGGAAAAATAGTGAACGTAAAAAAAGGTCAGTTCCTGAGTGGACCTTCGATGAAGTTTGCAGTTGAGAAGATCCGCAAAGCAGGCAATAATAATATCATGCTTACTGAAAGAGGAAACACATTTGGTTATACTGATCTGGTGGTTGACTACCGCAACATTACCTGGATGAAAGAATTGAATGTTCCGGTGATCATGGATTGCACACATTCATTGCAGCAACCCAACCAAACAACCGGCGTTACCGGAGGTAATCCTCAACTCATCGGCACTATTGCCAAAGCCGCCATTGCAACAGGTGTTGATGGATTGTTTATTGAAACACACCCCAACCCTGCAGTAGCAAAAAGCGATGGCGCAAATATGTTACAGCTAGATAAACTGAAAGGTTTACTGGAGCAATTAGTGAAGCTCAGAAAAGCAATTTAA
- a CDS encoding L-threonine 3-dehydrogenase, translating to MVKEKILVIGASGQIGVELTLALRKLYGNANVIASDLREQNPLLEGTGPYVSLDVMNKEMLHVQVIRQNITQIYLLAAILSATGEKNPNLAWNLNMTGLLNVLDIAREEKLHKVYWPSSIAVFGPTSPKQNCPQQTIIEPTTVYGISKYAGEFWCNYYFQRYGVDVRSLRYPGLISYKSAPGGGTTDYAVEIFHEALEENKYECFLQEDTYLPMMYMPDAIRATIELMEAPAEKISIRHSYNISSMSFSPKEIAAEVVKHRPGFEMTYKPDYRQQIANSWPQSIDDSVARRDWGWKHDYELPEMTKDMFENL from the coding sequence ATGGTAAAAGAAAAAATATTAGTGATTGGCGCTTCCGGTCAGATAGGTGTTGAGTTAACATTGGCACTGCGTAAACTGTATGGTAATGCAAATGTGATCGCTTCGGATCTGCGTGAGCAAAATCCTTTGCTTGAAGGCACAGGTCCTTACGTAAGTCTTGATGTCATGAACAAAGAGATGCTGCATGTGCAGGTCATCCGTCAAAACATCACACAGATCTATTTGCTGGCGGCAATTCTTTCGGCAACTGGTGAAAAAAATCCCAACCTCGCATGGAATCTCAACATGACAGGTTTATTGAATGTATTGGACATAGCACGTGAAGAAAAACTGCACAAGGTTTATTGGCCAAGCTCCATTGCGGTATTCGGTCCAACATCACCCAAACAAAATTGTCCGCAACAAACCATTATTGAGCCAACAACTGTTTACGGCATCAGCAAATATGCAGGAGAGTTTTGGTGCAACTATTATTTTCAACGCTATGGGGTTGATGTAAGAAGTCTGCGTTATCCCGGTTTGATCTCTTATAAATCGGCTCCCGGCGGCGGCACCACCGATTATGCGGTGGAAATTTTTCATGAAGCATTAGAAGAAAATAAATACGAATGCTTTTTACAGGAAGATACTTACCTGCCAATGATGTATATGCCCGATGCTATCCGTGCAACTATTGAGTTGATGGAAGCACCGGCAGAGAAGATCTCTATTCGCCATTCCTACAATATTTCTTCGATGAGTTTTTCGCCGAAGGAAATTGCTGCAGAAGTGGTGAAACATCGTCCGGGTTTTGAAATGACCTACAAACCCGATTACCGTCAGCAGATCGCCAACAGCTGGCCACAAAGCATTGATGACAGTGTTGCAAGAAGGGATTGGGGTTGGAAACACGACTATGAATTACCTGAGATGACAAAGGACATGTTTGAAAATTTATAA